A portion of the Physeter macrocephalus isolate SW-GA chromosome 15, ASM283717v5, whole genome shotgun sequence genome contains these proteins:
- the ENY2 gene encoding transcription and mRNA export factor ENY2, which yields MVVSKMNKDAQMRAAINQKLIETGERERLKELLRAKLIECGWKDQLKAHCKEVIKEKGLEHVTVDDLVAEITPKGRALVPDSVKKELLQRIRTFLAQHASL from the exons ATGGTG GTTAGCAAGATGAACAAAGATGCGCAGATGAGAGCAGCAATTAACCAAAAGTTGATAGAAACTGGAGAAAGAGAACG CCTCAAAGAGTTGCTGAGAGCTAAATTAATTGAATGTGGCTGGAAGGATCAGTTGAAGGCACACTGTAAAG aggtaattaaagaaaaaggactAGAACACGTTACTGTTGATGACTTGGTGGCTGAAATCACACCAAAAGGCAGAG ccCTGGTACCTGACAGTGTAAAGAAGGAGCTCCTACAAAGAATAAGAACATTCCTTGCTCAGCATGCCAGCCTTTAA